TCTTGTATCAATGTCACTTGCCTTTAAAATCTTATCCTTGTAATTCTGGTGCACCTGTGCCTCTTCTGTGACAACAAATGCAGTTCCCATCTGTACAGCCTTTGCTCCCAGCATAAATGCTGCTGCAATTCCTCTTCCGTCTCCGATTCCACCTGCGGCAATAACCGGAATATCGACTGCATCAACGACCTGTGGTACAAGTGTCATAGTCGTGCTCTCTCCGACATGTCCGCCAGACTCGCAGCCTTCTGCAACAATTGCATCTGCTCCTGCCCGCTCCATACGTTTCGCAAGAGCCACAGAAGCAACAACAGGAATTACTTTCACTCCTGCTTCCTTCCACATTTCCATATATTTTCCCGGACTTCCGGCTCCAGTCGTCACGACCTGGACATCTTCTTCCACAATTACTTTCGCAACATCAGCCGCATAAGGGCTCATAAGCATAATATTCACTCCAAATGGTTTGTCCGTCAGCTTGCGTGCTGCCCGTATCTGCTCGCGCACCCACTCTGCCGGAGCACTGGCGGCACCAATAAGTCCAAGACCACCTGCTTCTGAAACAGCAGCCGCCAGATGATGCTCAGCTACCCATGCCATACCACCTTGGATGATCGGGTATTTTATTCCGAGAAGTCTTGTTATTTCTGTCTGCATAATTTGTTTCCTTTCTTGCATTCACACTTCTAAAAGAGTCTGCAATTTGTCGAAGGCTATATCTTTATTCTTTATGTGCTTCCACGTATTTCACTACGTCGCCGACTGTTTTGAGTGTTGGAAGGTCTTCTTCCGGAATTTCGATCTCATATTCATCTTCTAATGCTGTTACCATCTCGAAGAGGTCTAAGGAATCTGCGTCTAAATCCTCTTTGAAATCTGCACTCTCTGTAACCTTCTCCACATCAATTGCTAAATTCTCTGCGATAATCTCTCTAATCTGCTCTAACATAATTTTTTTCTCCTTTTACCATTCAATAATTGTTGCGCCCCAGGTCAGGCCTGCCCCGAATCCTGCCAGCACGATTTTCTGTCCTCGTTTTAATCTTCCGTCTCTATTCATTTCATCTAACAGAATCGGAATACTTGCGGAAGATGTATTTCCATACTCTTCCATGTTCATTGGGAATTTTTCGACCGGTTCGCCCATTCGTTTTGCTACGGCTTCCAGAATTCTCCGGTTCGCCTGATGTAAAATGTACCAATCGATTTCTTCTGGTTTTACTTCATTTTTTTCCAGCACTTCCTGAATGACTTCCGGTACCTGCTTAATTGCAAACCGGAATACTCCCTGACCGTCCATCTGCATGAGATAGTCTTCACTGTTCAAATGTTTCCCGCCAATCTCATCATTTTTCTGAAAAGGAAGTCCATTCTCCTCTCGCTTACTGTAACACAAAAGCGCCTCTCCTCGAGTCCCGTCAGAATGTGCCGCCGGAATATAACTGGCTCTTTCATCTTTTTTTATTACTGCTGCACCGGCGCCGTCTCCGAAAAGAATACACGTCCCACGGTCCTTCCAGTTCGTCAGCCTGGACAGCGATTCACTTCCTACGATCAGAACTGTCTGATAAATCCCACTTTCTATGTATGCCAATGCTGTATTGTATGCCAGTACAAACCCGGTACATGCTCCATTTAAATCAAAACAGACTGCTTTGTCTGCACCAATGGCCTTTTGCACTTCGCATGCGCCACATGGAATAATGACATCCGAAGAAATCGTGGACATCAGAATCAGATCCAGTTCTTCTGGCAAAACTCCTGCATTATCAAGAGCTCGTTTTGCAGCTTCATTCGCCATGGACACGGTCGTCTCTTTCACTGCAATATGGCGTCTCGCAATTCCGGTCCGTTCTCTGATCCATGAATCACTTGTCTCTACAAGCTCTGCAACCCCATCATTATCCATAACATAATCCGGGACACAGGAGCCTGTTCCACAAAATCTTGCACTCATATCTTTCCTTTCTGAAGTTTTTCTTTGAGCTTCAATTTATTTGAGTTTCAATTATTTTGACCTTCAAAGTATACATAACAAAAAAAGCTTTGTCAAGAACATTTTTCTTAAATCAGACTTTTCTCCTCTTCCAAAACCCATTGATTTTCCCCCGAAAACTCTCTATACTATCTTTTATGGTAACTATATCGTAAGGGAGTGTATCTGATTTATGAATAAAAAAGAAGTTTTGGAGATCCGCAAGCAGTTTACCCCGGAAAACTGCACAATTACCCGTATCTGCGGCTGTTATGTGGATCATGAAAAAGAGAAAAAAATGGAGATGAAAAAAGCTTTTCTTTCCATGCCGGAGGAAGAAGCTTTCAAGTATTTTGACATTTTCAAGCATACATTATCCGGAACTGTTGGCAAGAACCTGATGACTATGGAATTCCCGCTGGACCAGGAGCTGGAAGGCGGCGCGCAGGAGCTCCTTTTAAGGCTGCGCGATACGAAACTTACTGATGATCTGCTTTTGGAAGAATTCTACGACAAGGTTATTGAGAACTACGAATTCGCGGAAAACTACTATATTATATTGATTCATGCTGCATACGATGTGCCGGGGAAATCTTCCGATAATATGGAAATGTTTGACGCTTCCGATACCGTATATGAACATATCATGTGCAGTATCTGCCCGGTAAAATTGACGAAAGCCGGACTTACATATAACGCCGAAAAGAACAATATTGAAGACCGTATCCGTGACTGGTTCGTGGAGATGCCTGCGACCGGTTTTCTCTTCCCGGCTTTCCAGGATCGTGCAAGTGACGTTCATCACGTCCTGTACTACTCCAAGAAACCAGAAGATCTCCAGCCTGACTTTATTGCAAATGTACTTGGCAATATTACACCGCTTACTGCAAAGGATCAAAAGACAACGTTCCAGTCTCTTGTCAGTGATACACTCGGTGAGGATTGTGACTATGACACCGTCCGCAATATCCACGACAATCTGAATGAACTTATGGAAGAAGCCAAGGAATCTCCTGACCCACTGGAGCTGTCCCGTCCAGACGTGAAACACCTGTTAGAGCGAAGTGGAGTCCCGGAAGAAAAAATGGAACATTTCGATAAGAATTTTGAGGAAGCTGTCGGTGAGAAAAATACTCTCCTTGCTTCCAACATTGCCAGTGTCAAAACTTTCCAGATTGAGACACCTGATATTGTAGTAAAAGTTAATCCGGAAAGATCCGACCTCGTAGAGACCCGTGAAATCGATGGAAGACGTTGTCTTGTCATCGCGATTGACGACCATCTTGAGGTAAATGGCATCGAAGTCCGTTAAAATGTAGTTAAAAACAGAAAGTTTTTCTAAACTTTCTGTTTTTTATTTGCGTATTCCCCCGAGTTTCTGTATAATTGTATACTATACAAAATGATTTATCGAAAGGAAGAGTAGTTATGGAGAAAAACACAAACAAAAAAAGTGCCAGTGCTCTCATTGGCGCAGCATTTCTTATGGCAACCTCTGCAATTGGTCCTGGATTCCTTACACAGACAGGACAGTTCACAGGAAACCTCAAAGGAAGCTTTGGCTTCGTAATCTTAGTATCAGTTATTTTAGCAGCAATCGTTCAGCTTAACGTATGGAGAGTCTTATGCGTATCCGGTATGCGTGGCCAGGATGTTGCTAACAAAGTTCTGCCAGGTCTTGGATATGTGATCGCCTTCCTCGTTGTAGCCGGCGGACTTGTATTCAACATTGGTAACGTTGGCGGCGGTGCCCTCGGATTCAACAGCTTGCTTGGCATCCCGACTACATATGGCTGCTTCCTCGCAGGAGCAATCGCAATCTGTGTATTCCTTTACAAAAATGCATTAGATGCAATGGACACACTGACAAAAATTCTTGGTGGTATCATGATCGTCGTTATTTTTGTTGTCATCCTGATTGTAAAACCACCAGTAGGAATGGCTGTAAAGGAAACATTTGTACCAACTGCTCCTATGGACAGTATCTTCCCTGCAATTCTGACACTTCTTGGCGGAACTGTTGGCGGATACATCACATTTGCCGGTGCACATCGTCTGATCGATGCCGGTATTACAAAAGAAGAGAATTTAAAAGAGATCAACAAGAGTTCTGTTATGGGAATCGGAATTGCAACGATTGTTCGTATCTTGCTGTTCCTTGCAATCTTAGGCGTTGTTGTTGAGACTGCAACTTCCCCGGCTACAACTCTTGATGCAAGCAACCCGGCTGCCGACGCATTTTTACAGGGTGCAGGTCAGATCGGATACCGTTTCTTCGGACTGGTACTTTTGTGTGCGGCTGTTACATCTATCATCGGATGCGCCTACACATCTGTATCTTTCCTGAAAACTTTCAGCAAGACAATTGCCAACAATGAAAAATGGTTCATCGTTGGATTTATCGCTCTTAGCACCGTTGTTATGGCTCTCATCGGACAGCCTGCAACTCTGCTCGTATTAGCAGGTGCCCTCAACGGACTGATCCTTCCTATTACATTGGGAGTATGTCTGATCGCATCTCAGAAGAAGTCTATCATGGGCGAGAACTACAAACACCCAATCGTGCTTCTGATCCTTGGAATTATTGTAGTTGTAATCTCTGCATACCTTGGAATCACTTCCCTTGGAAAGCTGAGCGCACTGTTCGGATAAGGAGATGTTTTTTATGGAAGAAATTAAAATCCACACAGCCGGTGACTCTTCTGTCCTGATTGAATTCGGACAGGAGATCTCCCCGGAGATCAATGCAAAAATTACGGCCTTCGTCCATCTGATGAAGGCCCAGCATGTTGAAGGAGTCAAAGATATGATTCCTGCATTTACAAGTCTTCTGATCAACTACGATCCAAGAGTTGTAAATTACGGCGCATTAAAAGAGCGTCTGGAAAAGCTGTTAAAACTTGAGGTCAGCCAGGAAACTGCTCCATCACGGATCTTTGATATTCCGGTCTGCTACGGTGGCGAATATGGACCTGACCTGGAAAATATCGCAATGCATGCCAATCTTTCTACTCAGGAAGTAATTGATATCCACAGCAGTGAAGACTATCTGATCTACATGCTCGGATTCCTTCCTGGATTTTCTTATCTTGGAGGACTGGACAAACGGATCCACACACCAAGACTTGCAAATCCGCGTATTAAGATTCCGGCAGGAAGCGTCGGCATCGGCGGTTCCCAGACGGGAATCTATCCGCTCGACTCCCCTGGAGGCTGGCAGCTTCTGGGGCTGACTCCGGTAAAGACTTATGATCCGAACCGCGAGATTCCAATCCTTTTCGAAGCCGGTGATTATATTCATTTTGTACCGGTCACAGAAAAAGATTTTCTTGAGATTAAAGAACAGGTGAATCAGGGAACTTACGAGTGTGTGATTCGCCAGAAAGGAGTGTAATATGGGAATTCGCATTTTAAAAGGCGGAATGCTTACAACTGTACAGGACAGTGGGCGCCCGGGCTATCAGAGCCAGGGGTTCGGCGTATCTGGTGTTATGGACCGCCGCTCCTTCAAAATTGCCAATCTTCTTCTGGATAATCCGGAAAATGAAGCAGTTCTCGAATTCACTCTTCTTGGACCAACACTGGAATTTACTTCCGAGACGATCATCGCTATCACGGGAGGTGATTTTCAGCCACAGGTCAACGGAAAGCCTGTGAAAATGTATACGGCGCTCTATATGCACCGTGGAGATATCCTCTCATTTCGTGGCTGCCGTACCGGAAGCCGCGGCTACATCGCATTTTCCAGTTATCTGGAAATCCCGGTCGTTATGGGAAGCCGCTCTACCAACATCAAATGTGGACTTGGAGGATTTAAGGGACGCCGCCTCTTAGACGGTGACTATATCAGCTTCCGTGCCAAAAGAAGATACTTGCCTTATTTCCTGTCTAGAAGCCTGGATCTCAACGAGTTTGATCAGGACAACATTACACTGCGCGTGATTATGGGACCACAGGACGATGCATTTACCGCGGCAGGAAAAGAGACATTTCTATCTTCCGAATATGTTGTAACGAGTGAGTTCGACCGCATGGGCTGCCGTCTGGAAGGACCATTTATTGCATCAAAGTCAACAACAGACATTATCTCTGATGGAATCGCATTCGGTTCTGTTCAGGTACCTAGCCATGGAAAACCAATCATTCTGCTGGCAGACAGACAGACTACCGGCGGATATGCGAAGATTGCTACGGTCATCTCTGTAGATATTCCAAAACTGGTTCAGAGAAAGACAGATCATAAAGTGAAGTTCCAGGCAGTTACTGTAGAAGAAGCTCAGGAACTCCTTGCACTGGAAGCAAAAGAAATGAACGAATTCAGACATCAGATCTACCAGCCTTGTAAAGAGGTTCTGGACTGCCGTCTGGTCGCAAAACGAATCAGCAAATTATTCCAGTAAAAAGAAAGGAAGGACATCATGAATTTAGATAAAATTGAAAAGCTTGTAAAGATTATCGAAGAGTCTTCCCTGCAGGAATTTTCCATTCAGGAAGGCGATATTAAAATAAAAATGAGTAAACGCGCAGGCGAAACCGTTGCCGTCCCATTTGCACCAGGTATGGGAATGCCGGTTGCAGGAACTGCTGCACCGGAAGCTGCTACTGCAGATGAGACTTCTGGAGAAGTGGAAGAAGAAACATACATTACTTCCCCGATTGTCGGAACATTTTACTCCGCACCTTCACCAGAAGCTAAAGCTTTCGTAAAAGTCGGTGACCGCGTAAAAGCCGGCGAGACTGTATGTATTCTGGAAGCTATGAAACTGATGAATGAGATTGAAAGTGATTTTGACTGCGAGATCGAGGCCGTTCTTGTCAGCAACGAACAGAGAGTTGAATATGGTCAGCCACTCTTTAAAGTAAAGAAGCTTGACGACTAAGGAGGAGTTCCATGTTTCATAAAATATTGATTGCAAACCGCGGAGAGATTGCTGTTCGTATTATCCGCGCCTGCCGTAATATGGGTATCCGCAGCGTAGCAGTCTATTCCAAAGAAGATAAAGACAGTCTTCACGTACAGCTCGCCGACCAGCGTATCTGTATCGGTGAAGGCCCTGCCAGAAACAATTACCTGAATATGCAGCAAATTGTCACAGCTGCCCTGAACATCGGAGCCGATGCGATCCACCCTGGATTTGGTTTCCTCTCTGAGAATTCAGACTTTGTACGTCTGTGCGAAGAACACGGTATTACATTTATCGGACCAAGTGCAGATGTTATCGACAGCATGGGAAATAAATCCCACGCCAGAAAGACAATGATGGAGGCCGGAGTTCCGGTCGTTCCAGGTACGAAAGATCCAGTCTACGACGTAGAGACCGGCGAAAAGCTTGCAGACGAAATCGGTTATCCGGTTATGATCAAAGCCTCCTCCGGCGGAGGTGGAAAAGGTATGCGTGTCTCCCGCTCTAAAGATGATTTTGAATTCAACTTCAACATGGCTCAAAGAGAGTCTGCCAACGCATTTGGCGATGACACCATGTACATTGAAAAATATATTGAAAACCCACGCCATGTAGAGATCCAGATCATGGCTGACACTCATGGAAATGTAGTGGCTCTCGGCGAACGTGACTGTTCTGTACAGCGCAACCACCAGAAGTTGATTGAAGAATCTCCTTCTCCGGCTATCACAGCCAATACCCGCGCTTCCATGAACCACGATGCCGTTCTTGCCGCAAAAGCTGTTGGTTACACAAATGCCGGAACGATCGAGTTCATTCTTGACCAAAGCGGAACTTACTATTTCATGGAAATGAATACCCGTATTCAAGTCGAGCACGGTGTCACAGAAATGGTTACAGGCACAGACCTGATCATTGAACAGATCCGTGTTGCCATGGGCGAGCCGCTTAGCTTCACTCAGGAAGAGGTCACACCACGCGGACATGCCATTGAGTGCCGTATCAACGCTGAAATTCCGGAGAAAAACTTTATGCCAAGTCCTGGTGTGGTAAAACATTTGCACCTTCCTTCTGGAAATGGTGTGCGTGTTGATACCGGTCTTTACACTGGCTACCGCATTCCTTCCGAGTACGACTCCATGATCGCGAAAGTTATCGTTCATGCACCGGACAGAGATGCTGCAATCCAGAAAATGCGGTCTGCGCTGGACGAGATGGTGATTCTGGGCGTTGAGACAAATCTGGACTTCCAGTACCGGATCATGAAAAATCCTGAATTCTGTGAAGGAAATGCAGATACTGGATTTATTGAGCGGTTGTTAAAAATTGATTAATTATCTTGCTGAAATAATTTTCAAACAATAACACTAAGAGCAGAAGCATTACCCCAGCCTCCGTTATGCAAAACATTCCGATGAGACTTATGCTTCTTGCTCTTTTTTTCGTGTTGAAAATCCATGTTTTACATATCTCATATGCAATTTTTATGTTATTATATATGTAATTAGTCAATGTTTTGAATATTTATAATTTGTGTAGAAGTCATGTATGTGGAAAGGTAGATATATATCTACAGAACCTTCTGATTTTCTATATAAATTATTGAATTTTATAAAAGAAGGGCAGGTTATGTTATTATGTACAAAGTTGATTTAAATAGTGATTTAGGTGAGAGTTTTGGCCGTTATACGATTGGAAATGATGACAAGATTATTCCACTGATTTCTTCTGCGAATATTGCATGTGGTTTTCATGCATCTGATCCGGTTGTGATGACGACCGCGATCGAGCAAACGAAGGAGGCCGGGATTCAGATTGGTGCGCACCCGGGATTTCCGGATCTGATGGGATTTGGACGTAGAAATCTGGCCGTTTCTCCGGCAGAAGCAAAAGCGTATACTCTGTATCAGATCAGCGCTCTTGGAGGTATGTGCAAAGCCCATAATATGCGCCTGCAGCACGTAAAACCACATGGAGCCCTCTATAATATGGCTGCAAAAGATTATGAGCTTTCTAAGGCTATCTGTGAGGCTATTAAGTCCTATGATCCGGAAATCATCGTAATGGGACTCTCTGGCAGTGAAATGATCCGTGCAGCAAAAGATCTGGGGCTTAAAGCAGCCAGCGAAGTATTTGCAGACCGCGCTTATGAAGAAGACGGAACACTTGTGAACCGCCGCAAAGAAGGTGCAGTCATCAAAGACGAGAACGAAGCAATTGCCCGCGTGATCCGCATGGTAAAAGAGCAGAAAGTTACAACAATCACCGGAAAAGATATTTCCATTCAGGCTGATTCCGTATGCGTTCACGGTGATGGCGAAAAAGCTCTTCTTTTCGTTGAGAAAATCCGAAAAGCTATGGCAGAAGAAGGTATTACGATCAGCCCATTAAAAGACATTTGTAATTAACTTTCCTTCCACCGAAAGAACAACAACAATTTTTCAAAAAAATTCAAAAAAGTGTTTGCATTTTCCGTCAACCTATGATATCATATCTTTTGTCGAGCGGAGATGGCGGAATGGCAGACGCGCTAGATTCAGGTTCTAGTGGGAGCAATCCTGTGAGGGTTCAAGTCCCTTTCTCCGCATTGGACATAAGATGCAAGACACCGTAAACTCGAGGGTTTATGGTGTTTTTCTTTGCTCAAAAATAGAAAAGGGGGCAAAAAAGGGACACCCCTAATCAACGATGAGGACGTAGCACTTTAACAAAGTACTACGTCCTCAGTTATTTTTTAACATTTTTTAGTTCAGGAAGTTTTCGATTATGACTCCTTCTGCTTCTTCTTCTGTCATTCCCAGTGTACGGAGTTTTACAAGTTGCTCGTCGTTGATCCTTCCGATAGCCGCCTCATGGATAATTGCTGCGTCTACATGTTTTGCGTTAATCTCCGGAATAGAGCTGACTTCTGCGTGATCCATGATAATAGAGTCGCATTGTACATGAGCATGGCAGAGATTTTTACCGACTGCTCTTGGGTGAAATATCTGCCTGGAGCTGCCTTTTGCAACGGATCTGGATACGATCTGTGCAGAACTTCCTTCACCATTCATTTCTACCATCATATTGGAAGTTGCTTCCTGGTTTCCATGTGTCATCAGCTTCTCTATAACGTACAGTTTTGAGTTTGCTTCCAGATATACATTATTCTCACGTACAGTGGAATCTACACCTTTTATCTGTGCGGTATCAAGTGTAAATACGGAATTCTCGCCAAGATAAACTTCTGTGACCGGGTTGAGGACTCTTGTTCCTGTTCCTTCGCCTTCTCCATAATGTTTCTCCACATAACGTACGTTGCAGTTTTTTTCTACGTGAAATGTGTGGATTCCATCATGGCGGCTTTCATTGCAACCGCTGTTGTGAATTCCACAGCCTGCAACAATCGTTACATTTGCTCCTTCTTCTATATAAAAATCATTATAAACCACATCGGTCATTCCTGTGGCATCTACAACGACCGGAATATGTACTTCTTCTCCATCTGTCTTACCATCGATATAAATGTCGATGCCCGGCTTATCCTGCTTTTTCTTAATTTTGATATGCTCGCTGTCACCGTGGCAGAGGGCAATTCCATTGTGTCGTAAATTAAATGCACCTGACTGTTTAAATCCACTTGCATCGATCTGTTCCAGTACTTTTTTTGTAATTTCATCTAACGTCATCATATTGCTTTCCTCCCTCCTTATCTGCATGTCAGACAGCTATAAGAATCTGCTGTCTTTCCTAATAGTTGTGGAAGGATCTCGTCAGTTGCTCCAATGGACGCGATCTTACCGTCTTCGATGACCATGATCCGGTCTGCCATCTGAATGATTCTCTCCTGATGTGAAATGAGAACCAGACTTTCCTTCTTTTCTTTGTGGATTTTCTCGAACTGTTCGATCAGCATGGAAAAACTCCAAAGGTCTATTCCTGCCTCCGGCTCATCAAAAATACATAATTTGTGCGATTTTGCAAGTACGGTTGCAATCTCCAGACGTTTCATTTCACCGCCTGATAGTGTGCCGTCCACTTCTCTTTCAATGTACTCATTTGCGCAAAGACCGACCGTACTTAAAAGCTTACAACACTCTTCTCTTTTTAATTCTTTACCTGCTGAGAGTGACAACAGCTTCATAACAGTCATTCCTTTAAATCTCGGTGGCTGCTGAAATGCATAACCGATTCCTGCATCTGCTCTGTGATTGATATCATAATTGCTGATATCCTCTCCATCTAAAATAATCTGCCCGGCGCTTGCTTTTTCAATTCCCATTAAAACTTTCGCAAGTGTGGACTTTCCTCCACCATTTGGTCCGGTAATGACAAGCATCTCGCCATCCGCAACATCGAAACTGATGTTTTCAACAATGCTTCTCTCTACTCCATTCTCCTGAACCTGGAATGTAAGATTCTTTACCTCCAGCATAACATAATCTCCCTTCTGACCCATATCAGATTTCAAAATGTCCTGGCAAAAGCCCCAGACACCTTTCTATTATAAATCATGTGAAAAATGTTGTCACCTTTTATTCCAAGTGATTTAGTATATTTTACATTTTTTTCTTCCTGATACTCCATGCCTCCAGCCGCGTCACCTCTATTTTATTTCCTGCCTCTAATCGCGTCACCTCTATTTATCAAATTCAGAATGTGGAAAATTTTTCCATAAGAATTTTCCCCTTTCTTTTTCCTCTCCATGTTGAACTCATATTTGACGAATGTTATAATAGTAATTGGCGTAAAATGAATTGATAATTTTGATAACAGGAGGACTTCTTTATGCCTAATTACCCGGACTCAATCCAGGATCTAGAACCGCTTAGCGGTCTATATATAAGAAAAAGATTTTTAAATGAAGTGCGTACTTTTTTGGACCAGAAGCATCCGCAAGGCTGGTGTATTGTAGCCATCGATATTGAGAATTTTAAATTATTCAATGACTGGTACGGGCAGGACAGCGGTGATTATCTGCTTCTGGAAATTGCTGCCTATCTTCGAAACCTTCACCAGGAAGATAACTACATCACCGGACACTTTAGTGCCGATGACTTTTTTATCTGCATGCCAGATGACGGTCACAAACTCCGCCACATTTATGCAACAATTTATCATTACATTGATAAACTGGAACAAGATGATAGTTTCCTTCCATCCATCGGCGTCTATCGGATTGAAGACGAATCTCTGAATGTCAGCACGATGTGCAACAATGCGCAGATTGCGGCTTCCAGTGTTGATGGAAAGATTGGAAACAGAATCTGCTATTTCGAATCCGGCATGGCTAAAAAAATAGAATTAAAGCAGCGTATTCTCCGGGATGCTCGTCATGGACTGGAAAATCACGAATTTATCTTCTATCTTCAGCCCAAATGTAACATGGCGACCGGTGAACTGGTCAGCATGGAGGCGCTTGCCAGATGGCAGAAATCTGACGGAACTTTTGTCTCACCTGAAGAATTTATCCCACTGTTCGAAAGCAGTGGATTTATTACCCGCTTTGACATGTACATCTGGAAATCTGTCTGCAAGACTTTAGCCGCCTGGCAGGATAAAGGCTGCAAACTTGTTCCGATTTCCATCAATGTCTCTATGATAGACATTACGAATATTGACGTGCCTCAATATTTGTCAATGCTTACAGAGCAGTACCACATTTCCCCAGAATATCTGCCTGTGGAAATTACAGAATCTGTCTTTGCAGAGAGCAACACCATT
The sequence above is drawn from the Dorea formicigenerans genome and encodes:
- the fabK gene encoding enoyl-[acyl-carrier-protein] reductase FabK, giving the protein MQTEITRLLGIKYPIIQGGMAWVAEHHLAAAVSEAGGLGLIGAASAPAEWVREQIRAARKLTDKPFGVNIMLMSPYAADVAKVIVEEDVQVVTTGAGSPGKYMEMWKEAGVKVIPVVASVALAKRMERAGADAIVAEGCESGGHVGESTTMTLVPQVVDAVDIPVIAAGGIGDGRGIAAAFMLGAKAVQMGTAFVVTEEAQVHQNYKDKILKASDIDTRVTGRTTGHPVRALRNEMTKKYLKMEQEGAPFEELELMTLGGLRKAVVDGDVKTGSVMSGQIAGLVNEQMSCQALIQKLVRETDALIGTLNLYETEV
- the acpP gene encoding acyl carrier protein, which gives rise to MLEQIREIIAENLAIDVEKVTESADFKEDLDADSLDLFEMVTALEDEYEIEIPEEDLPTLKTVGDVVKYVEAHKE
- a CDS encoding beta-ketoacyl-ACP synthase III, translated to MSARFCGTGSCVPDYVMDNDGVAELVETSDSWIRERTGIARRHIAVKETTVSMANEAAKRALDNAGVLPEELDLILMSTISSDVIIPCGACEVQKAIGADKAVCFDLNGACTGFVLAYNTALAYIESGIYQTVLIVGSESLSRLTNWKDRGTCILFGDGAGAAVIKKDERASYIPAAHSDGTRGEALLCYSKREENGLPFQKNDEIGGKHLNSEDYLMQMDGQGVFRFAIKQVPEVIQEVLEKNEVKPEEIDWYILHQANRRILEAVAKRMGEPVEKFPMNMEEYGNTSSASIPILLDEMNRDGRLKRGQKIVLAGFGAGLTWGATIIEW
- a CDS encoding DUF4317 domain-containing protein, which gives rise to MNKKEVLEIRKQFTPENCTITRICGCYVDHEKEKKMEMKKAFLSMPEEEAFKYFDIFKHTLSGTVGKNLMTMEFPLDQELEGGAQELLLRLRDTKLTDDLLLEEFYDKVIENYEFAENYYIILIHAAYDVPGKSSDNMEMFDASDTVYEHIMCSICPVKLTKAGLTYNAEKNNIEDRIRDWFVEMPATGFLFPAFQDRASDVHHVLYYSKKPEDLQPDFIANVLGNITPLTAKDQKTTFQSLVSDTLGEDCDYDTVRNIHDNLNELMEEAKESPDPLELSRPDVKHLLERSGVPEEKMEHFDKNFEEAVGEKNTLLASNIASVKTFQIETPDIVVKVNPERSDLVETREIDGRRCLVIAIDDHLEVNGIEVR
- a CDS encoding NRAMP family divalent metal transporter; amino-acid sequence: MEKNTNKKSASALIGAAFLMATSAIGPGFLTQTGQFTGNLKGSFGFVILVSVILAAIVQLNVWRVLCVSGMRGQDVANKVLPGLGYVIAFLVVAGGLVFNIGNVGGGALGFNSLLGIPTTYGCFLAGAIAICVFLYKNALDAMDTLTKILGGIMIVVIFVVILIVKPPVGMAVKETFVPTAPMDSIFPAILTLLGGTVGGYITFAGAHRLIDAGITKEENLKEINKSSVMGIGIATIVRILLFLAILGVVVETATSPATTLDASNPAADAFLQGAGQIGYRFFGLVLLCAAVTSIIGCAYTSVSFLKTFSKTIANNEKWFIVGFIALSTVVMALIGQPATLLVLAGALNGLILPITLGVCLIASQKKSIMGENYKHPIVLLILGIIVVVISAYLGITSLGKLSALFG
- the pxpB gene encoding 5-oxoprolinase subunit PxpB — translated: MEEIKIHTAGDSSVLIEFGQEISPEINAKITAFVHLMKAQHVEGVKDMIPAFTSLLINYDPRVVNYGALKERLEKLLKLEVSQETAPSRIFDIPVCYGGEYGPDLENIAMHANLSTQEVIDIHSSEDYLIYMLGFLPGFSYLGGLDKRIHTPRLANPRIKIPAGSVGIGGSQTGIYPLDSPGGWQLLGLTPVKTYDPNREIPILFEAGDYIHFVPVTEKDFLEIKEQVNQGTYECVIRQKGV
- a CDS encoding biotin-dependent carboxyltransferase family protein, giving the protein MGIRILKGGMLTTVQDSGRPGYQSQGFGVSGVMDRRSFKIANLLLDNPENEAVLEFTLLGPTLEFTSETIIAITGGDFQPQVNGKPVKMYTALYMHRGDILSFRGCRTGSRGYIAFSSYLEIPVVMGSRSTNIKCGLGGFKGRRLLDGDYISFRAKRRYLPYFLSRSLDLNEFDQDNITLRVIMGPQDDAFTAAGKETFLSSEYVVTSEFDRMGCRLEGPFIASKSTTDIISDGIAFGSVQVPSHGKPIILLADRQTTGGYAKIATVISVDIPKLVQRKTDHKVKFQAVTVEEAQELLALEAKEMNEFRHQIYQPCKEVLDCRLVAKRISKLFQ
- the accB gene encoding acetyl-CoA carboxylase biotin carboxyl carrier protein, translated to MNLDKIEKLVKIIEESSLQEFSIQEGDIKIKMSKRAGETVAVPFAPGMGMPVAGTAAPEAATADETSGEVEEETYITSPIVGTFYSAPSPEAKAFVKVGDRVKAGETVCILEAMKLMNEIESDFDCEIEAVLVSNEQRVEYGQPLFKVKKLDD
- the accC gene encoding acetyl-CoA carboxylase biotin carboxylase subunit, whose translation is MFHKILIANRGEIAVRIIRACRNMGIRSVAVYSKEDKDSLHVQLADQRICIGEGPARNNYLNMQQIVTAALNIGADAIHPGFGFLSENSDFVRLCEEHGITFIGPSADVIDSMGNKSHARKTMMEAGVPVVPGTKDPVYDVETGEKLADEIGYPVMIKASSGGGGKGMRVSRSKDDFEFNFNMAQRESANAFGDDTMYIEKYIENPRHVEIQIMADTHGNVVALGERDCSVQRNHQKLIEESPSPAITANTRASMNHDAVLAAKAVGYTNAGTIEFILDQSGTYYFMEMNTRIQVEHGVTEMVTGTDLIIEQIRVAMGEPLSFTQEEVTPRGHAIECRINAEIPEKNFMPSPGVVKHLHLPSGNGVRVDTGLYTGYRIPSEYDSMIAKVIVHAPDRDAAIQKMRSALDEMVILGVETNLDFQYRIMKNPEFCEGNADTGFIERLLKID